One Microcoleus sp. AS-A8 DNA window includes the following coding sequences:
- a CDS encoding NACHT domain-containing NTPase, with protein sequence MTGRSLKASTKGIEKAKTALSYHSLNQKALAEELGMSRQPVNKFFAGERIDRKYFYQICERLNLEWDEIVARQPNEPEVETNPDHSFDINALVREVRRRSHDKIQYQCGTLRMLNIPQPIEVNHLYVDVNILEKPTNYIPVEMSQLPQVLNPDTEEFDRFGLGKVLQKRVPAQEAASTYSKLMMLGKPGSGKTTFLKHLAIECNKGQFLADRLPIFMRLKDFAEDASDAGDFNLFNNISQDLESCGVSYEELETLLKYGRALMLLDGLDEVPQAHFRKVLKEIRRFAEKFYQNQLVITCRIAAQSCGFDGFTDVQVADFNSEQIEAFAQKWFVAVANNSEEEGQEKASQFMEKLQLPENKQIRELAVTPILLSLTCLFFQEAADFPSSRTKLYEQGIDILLVRWDEARGIQRDEIYRNLSVPRKHKLLSQVAAITFEQGEYFFDQDKIQQLIANYLRTLPDSQIDLDELREDSTTVLKAIEAQHGLLVERSMGIYSFSHLTFQEYFTARAIVASSNSEIIKSLLTEKRWREVYLLAGELNWNGDTLLLLKQQIDLITAKDAELQQVIQWISQKSRSVQSPYKPVTVRAFYLALVRVLGLSLSRVHTNPNSLSRLYHSAGSFPRAAALARKQSTNVLDLAFEVDLDVVLARVFTFNIEPELSQTLQQIQAQVPNPDEDRERFDEWWQKEYQVWIEQLRAVRIPDFKVGQDGKLSQHLKNALKRYYEFNKYLIDRLNISCQVTSEVRAQIEDTLLLPIAEIENRNNR encoded by the coding sequence ATGACTGGACGTTCACTAAAAGCATCGACCAAGGGCATTGAAAAAGCCAAAACAGCTTTGAGTTACCACTCCTTGAATCAGAAGGCTCTGGCAGAAGAGTTAGGAATGAGTCGGCAGCCAGTCAACAAATTTTTTGCAGGTGAGCGTATTGACCGCAAGTATTTTTACCAAATCTGCGAAAGACTAAACCTAGAATGGGACGAGATTGTTGCAAGGCAACCTAACGAACCAGAGGTAGAAACAAATCCAGATCACAGCTTTGATATCAATGCCCTAGTGCGAGAGGTGAGGCGACGCTCTCACGACAAAATCCAATACCAGTGTGGCACTTTGCGAATGTTGAATATTCCCCAACCAATAGAGGTGAATCACCTTTACGTTGATGTCAACATTTTGGAGAAGCCCACCAATTACATACCAGTGGAGATGTCTCAGTTACCGCAAGTCTTAAACCCAGATACAGAAGAATTTGACCGCTTTGGCTTGGGTAAGGTTCTTCAGAAACGAGTACCAGCACAGGAGGCAGCGAGTACTTACTCTAAGCTGATGATGCTGGGTAAACCAGGCTCTGGGAAAACTACCTTTTTGAAGCATCTAGCCATTGAGTGCAACAAAGGTCAGTTTCTCGCTGATAGGCTCCCGATTTTTATGAGACTGAAAGATTTTGCTGAGGATGCTAGTGATGCTGGTGATTTCAATCTATTCAACAACATCAGCCAAGACCTGGAAAGCTGTGGTGTCTCCTATGAGGAGTTGGAAACCTTACTAAAATACGGCAGAGCCTTAATGTTGCTGGATGGCTTAGATGAAGTACCACAAGCTCACTTCAGGAAAGTACTGAAAGAAATTCGTCGGTTTGCTGAAAAATTTTACCAAAATCAGCTCGTAATCACTTGCCGTATTGCTGCCCAATCATGCGGTTTTGATGGATTCACTGATGTTCAGGTTGCAGATTTTAACTCTGAGCAAATCGAAGCCTTTGCACAAAAGTGGTTTGTGGCGGTTGCAAATAATTCTGAGGAAGAGGGGCAAGAAAAGGCATCTCAGTTTATGGAGAAGCTTCAGCTTCCAGAGAATAAGCAAATCCGAGAACTGGCAGTCACACCGATTCTTCTAAGTTTGACTTGCTTATTTTTTCAGGAAGCAGCAGACTTTCCTTCCAGCCGAACTAAGCTGTATGAGCAGGGAATAGATATTCTGTTGGTTAGATGGGATGAAGCAAGAGGCATTCAACGGGATGAGATTTATCGAAATTTGAGTGTGCCACGTAAGCACAAGCTACTGAGTCAGGTTGCAGCTATCACCTTTGAGCAAGGGGAGTACTTTTTTGATCAAGACAAAATCCAGCAACTCATCGCGAACTATCTCCGCACCTTACCCGATAGCCAAATCGATCTAGATGAATTACGAGAGGATAGCACAACTGTCCTGAAAGCAATTGAGGCTCAACACGGGTTGCTGGTTGAGCGATCAATGGGAATTTACTCCTTCTCTCACCTGACGTTTCAAGAGTATTTCACTGCTAGAGCAATTGTGGCTAGTTCTAATTCAGAAATAATAAAAAGTCTGCTGACGGAGAAACGTTGGCGCGAAGTATATTTGCTAGCAGGTGAGCTGAATTGGAATGGTGATACGCTGCTTTTATTGAAACAACAAATCGATTTAATCACGGCAAAAGACGCCGAGTTGCAACAAGTTATCCAGTGGATAAGCCAAAAATCTCGTTCAGTTCAGTCTCCTTACAAACCTGTAACTGTTCGTGCTTTTTACCTTGCTCTTGTTCGTGTCCTTGGTCTTTCTCTTTCCCGTGTCCATACTAATCCTAATTCTCTTTCCCGCCTCTATCATTCTGCTGGTTCTTTTCCACGTGCCGCTGCCCTCGCCCGTAAACAATCTACTAATGTCCTTGACTTAGCTTTTGAAGTTGACCTTGATGTTGTCCTTGCCCGTGTCTTTACATTTAACATTGAGCCTGAACTAAGTCAAACCCTGCAACAAATCCAGGCTCAAGTTCCGAACCCAGATGAAGATAGGGAAAGATTTGATGAGTGGTGGCAAAAAGAATACCAAGTATGGATTGAGCAATTAAGAGCTGTGAGGATTCCAGATTTCAAGGTCGGTCAGGATGGGAAGTTGAGCCAGCACCTTAAGAACGCGCTTAAGCGTTATTACGAGTTCAATAAGTACCTGATAGATCGCTTGAATATCAGTTGTCAAGTAACTAGTGAAGTACGAGCGCAGATTGAGGATACTTTGTTGCTACCCATCGCTGAGATTGAGAATAGGAACAACAGATAG
- a CDS encoding HNH endonuclease: MANMTPKARRNKKERLIAMYGPYCCYCGKYLRRREMTLEHLIAKRDGGSNAIENLRIACYYCNHSRHNNI; this comes from the coding sequence ATGGCAAACATGACACCTAAAGCAAGGCGCAACAAAAAAGAAAGACTCATCGCTATGTACGGACCCTACTGTTGCTATTGTGGCAAGTACCTGAGAAGAAGGGAAATGACCTTGGAGCATTTAATTGCTAAACGCGATGGTGGCTCCAATGCTATTGAAAACTTGCGAATTGCCTGCTATTACTGCAACCATTCCCGTCATAACAACATTTAG
- a CDS encoding efflux RND transporter permease subunit, translating to MFSTILRWVIDRRWLVVIATVIITLWTIYVIPQMQLDVFPPFAPPQVEIQTEAPGLAPEEVESLVTLPIESAINGTPGVTAVRSSSAVGLSVVKVIFDWGTDIYQARQLVTERLQQAASKLPEAAETPQLSPTTSPVGTILTYAFTSETTPLMEVRRIIDWQVTNRLLAVSGVAQVVAYGGDVRQYQVLVDPAKLKAFDVSLQDVTEAVQAANVNAPGGYLITPDKETLIRGVGRIEGLEDLKYSTITSRKGTPVRIADVADVEIGAAIKRGDGSLNGQKAVVVLVNRQPSADTPTVTRAVEAAMKEVQQALPKDIKVTVTFRQEEYIESSVANVRSALIEGSIIVAVILIPFLMNWRTLAVVLLDFFLTWLFALLFMHWMGLGLNTMTLGGLSVAIGTAIDDAIVYAENTYRNLRENKLSPHPRPIMDVIFDGSNEVRDSLIGATVIGIVVFSPIFTLPGVEGRIFSPMGITYLVVVVISSLESLLVSPALCAILLPSKRMQAKEPWLPRYAKRIYGFFLEFSMRHSAIILGLASAAMVAALIILPSFGRAFLPEFQEQTLVNTILLYPGVSLEATNSAGFAIEDALKKDPRFEYVQVRSGRAPGDSDAAGVNLAHIDMGISEEGMEDRAKTLEALREEFAKLPGVAPNIGGFISHRMDEVLSGVRSQIAVKIFGSDLEQLRQIGAKVEEQMKTVEGIVDLQLEPQVPIQQIQIKFNRQAAGRYALNVGELSEIIETSLNGQVVSQVLEGQQTFDLVVWLKPEARNNLETIQNLLVDTPTGNKIPLAQVATVQYGTGPNTINRENVSRLIVVSANAKGRDLRSVVNDIQAKVKQQVQLPFGYFIQYGGQFEAEQRASQNILVFSAIAFIVITVLMYLSVKSIPSTAMIMINLPIGLVGGIVSVALTGGVISVASLVGFVTLFGVATRNGLLLVDNYNTKFAEGMPFKETIVKGSMERLNAILMTALTSALGLAPLVVEGGPGKEILQPLAIVVLGGLFTSTALTLIVLPALYAKFRIFLVPKQTPPVSDKGRAVEAVFEN from the coding sequence ATGTTCAGCACCATTCTCAGATGGGTAATCGATCGCAGATGGCTAGTCGTTATCGCTACCGTCATCATTACCCTGTGGACGATTTACGTCATTCCCCAGATGCAACTGGATGTCTTCCCGCCGTTTGCACCTCCCCAAGTCGAAATTCAGACGGAAGCACCCGGACTTGCACCCGAAGAAGTCGAGTCTCTAGTGACGTTACCCATTGAGAGTGCAATTAACGGAACCCCAGGAGTAACAGCAGTACGTTCCTCCTCGGCTGTAGGGCTTTCTGTTGTCAAAGTTATCTTTGATTGGGGAACCGACATCTATCAAGCTCGCCAATTGGTGACAGAGCGATTGCAGCAAGCGGCTAGCAAGCTGCCTGAAGCAGCAGAAACCCCGCAACTTTCTCCGACAACCTCTCCCGTTGGCACCATCCTTACCTATGCCTTTACCTCCGAAACCACTCCCTTAATGGAAGTGCGGCGCATCATTGACTGGCAAGTAACCAACCGCCTCTTAGCAGTCTCCGGTGTAGCTCAAGTGGTGGCGTATGGCGGTGATGTGAGGCAGTATCAAGTCTTAGTCGATCCGGCTAAGTTGAAAGCCTTTGATGTCTCTTTGCAAGATGTCACCGAAGCCGTACAAGCAGCTAACGTTAACGCTCCTGGCGGCTATTTAATCACCCCCGATAAAGAAACTTTAATTCGGGGAGTGGGACGAATTGAAGGACTGGAAGATTTGAAGTACTCTACAATTACTTCGCGCAAGGGAACGCCCGTCCGAATTGCTGATGTGGCAGACGTAGAAATTGGTGCGGCTATCAAGCGGGGTGATGGTAGTTTAAACGGTCAGAAAGCTGTTGTCGTGTTGGTGAACAGACAACCCAGTGCTGACACCCCCACCGTGACGAGGGCGGTGGAAGCGGCGATGAAAGAGGTTCAACAAGCGCTTCCCAAAGATATTAAAGTTACCGTCACGTTTCGTCAGGAAGAATATATTGAATCTTCTGTTGCAAATGTCAGGTCAGCGTTAATTGAAGGCAGCATTATTGTTGCTGTTATCCTCATCCCTTTTTTGATGAATTGGCGAACGCTTGCTGTAGTTTTGCTGGATTTCTTTCTAACCTGGCTATTCGCACTGTTATTCATGCATTGGATGGGACTGGGGCTAAATACGATGACGTTGGGCGGGCTATCCGTGGCAATTGGTACAGCCATTGATGATGCCATTGTCTATGCCGAAAACACCTACCGCAACTTGAGAGAAAATAAACTCTCTCCTCACCCTCGTCCCATAATGGACGTCATTTTTGATGGCAGCAATGAAGTACGCGACTCTTTAATTGGAGCGACAGTAATTGGTATCGTCGTATTCTCGCCAATTTTTACATTGCCCGGAGTGGAAGGTCGGATTTTTTCGCCGATGGGGATTACCTATCTCGTGGTTGTTGTGATTTCTAGTCTAGAATCACTGCTCGTATCTCCGGCGTTGTGTGCCATCTTACTGCCTAGCAAACGTATGCAGGCAAAAGAGCCTTGGTTGCCGAGGTATGCCAAGCGTATTTATGGCTTCTTTTTAGAGTTTTCGATGCGTCATTCGGCAATTATCCTCGGTCTAGCCAGTGCGGCAATGGTGGCAGCATTAATTATTCTGCCCTCCTTCGGACGAGCATTTCTACCTGAGTTTCAAGAGCAAACGTTGGTCAATACCATACTCCTCTATCCCGGCGTGTCTCTTGAGGCAACAAATAGTGCGGGGTTTGCTATTGAAGATGCTCTAAAAAAAGACCCTAGATTTGAATACGTTCAGGTGCGTTCTGGACGCGCTCCAGGAGACAGCGATGCGGCGGGAGTAAACCTCGCGCACATCGATATGGGTATTAGTGAAGAGGGAATGGAAGACCGGGCAAAAACGCTGGAAGCGCTGCGAGAAGAATTTGCCAAATTACCCGGAGTAGCACCCAATATCGGTGGGTTTATCTCTCACCGAATGGATGAGGTTTTGTCTGGGGTGAGGAGTCAGATTGCTGTCAAAATCTTTGGTTCTGACTTAGAGCAACTCCGTCAAATTGGGGCAAAAGTTGAGGAGCAAATGAAAACGGTTGAGGGAATTGTGGACTTGCAACTCGAACCTCAAGTACCCATTCAACAGATTCAAATCAAGTTCAATCGCCAAGCTGCTGGTCGATACGCTCTTAACGTAGGAGAATTATCGGAAATTATTGAAACGTCTCTGAATGGGCAAGTGGTGTCCCAAGTTTTAGAAGGGCAACAAACATTTGACTTGGTTGTCTGGCTGAAGCCGGAAGCCCGGAATAATCTGGAGACGATTCAGAACTTATTGGTCGATACTCCTACGGGTAATAAAATTCCTCTGGCTCAAGTCGCTACCGTTCAATACGGTACGGGACCCAATACGATTAACCGCGAGAATGTTTCCCGTTTGATTGTGGTGTCAGCTAATGCTAAAGGGAGAGATTTGCGCTCGGTTGTGAATGACATTCAAGCCAAAGTCAAGCAACAAGTTCAGTTGCCTTTTGGTTACTTTATCCAGTATGGGGGTCAATTTGAAGCCGAGCAACGAGCGTCACAGAATATCCTGGTATTTAGCGCGATCGCATTTATCGTCATTACAGTTTTAATGTACCTCTCGGTCAAGTCCATCCCTTCAACAGCGATGATTATGATTAACTTACCAATCGGATTGGTAGGGGGCATCGTTTCTGTGGCTTTGACGGGTGGGGTAATTTCTGTGGCTTCCTTAGTTGGCTTTGTTACCCTATTTGGTGTAGCTACCCGAAATGGGTTGCTATTAGTGGATAACTACAACACTAAGTTTGCGGAAGGAATGCCTTTTAAAGAAACAATAGTTAAAGGTTCAATGGAACGGCTCAATGCCATTTTAATGACCGCTTTAACCTCAGCTTTAGGTTTGGCACCTTTAGTAGTAGAGGGGGGGCCGGGGAAGGAAATTTTACAACCTCTTGCAATCGTCGTCTTGGGTGGGTTATTTACTTCTACAGCATTAACGCTAATAGTGTTACCCGCGTTGTACGCCAAGTTTAGGATATTTTTAGTACCCAAGCAAACACCACCAGTTTCTGACAAGGGGAGGGCAGTCGAGGCTGTCTTTGAGAATTAA
- a CDS encoding AAA family ATPase: MQVEITIKNYRCFSDSKPAHIILRKGFTAFIGVNNSGKSSLLKFFYEFRSLFQLLSSPNNNNFIEALRGNPQSFNFASSVLDIEEVFNNTNNRNLEIQLRFVDIDLVIEDNAPPILEKIVVTIPRATNTYFAELFIKNKKMVIFPDGNEPNLYRLVLIKKDNIFLYYEDTPEVNLYPLFKASKDISEALYIGPFRNALELVTNTDYNSEQLIFGDYFDIKVGRAFIRNWRAFKSGRVKKNSDVAYGLTEDIRRIFGFKSLEINTSDDNRTLQLFINGKSYTLLELGSGLAQFILVLANAAIKQPCYILIDEPELNLHPSLQLDFLTTLGSYAGEGVLFATHNIGLARASAELIYSIRKDAEGESEVRKLEATPRLSEFLGELSFSGYRELGFDKILLVEGSTEVKLIQQFLRKYGKDHQIVLLPLGGTQLIKESSEAELEEIKRICENVSALIDSERTAPEAELEPRIAGFVETCNKVNIDCYVLERRAIENYFSDRAIKQVMGNKYKALEPYEALKKKAQNGWDKAENWRIAQEMTREELEGTDLGEFLKRLCD, translated from the coding sequence ATGCAGGTTGAGATAACGATTAAGAACTACCGATGCTTTTCGGACTCTAAGCCAGCTCATATCATTTTACGAAAAGGCTTTACTGCATTCATCGGAGTTAATAACTCAGGTAAATCCTCTCTACTCAAGTTTTTCTACGAATTTCGTTCTCTCTTTCAGCTTCTATCATCTCCTAACAACAATAATTTTATTGAAGCACTACGGGGAAACCCCCAATCTTTCAATTTTGCAAGTTCAGTCCTAGATATTGAAGAAGTATTCAACAATACAAATAATCGTAATCTTGAGATACAGCTCCGGTTTGTAGATATTGATTTGGTAATAGAGGATAATGCTCCTCCGATTCTTGAAAAAATAGTAGTTACAATTCCGAGAGCAACCAATACTTACTTTGCAGAATTATTTATAAAAAACAAAAAAATGGTAATTTTTCCCGACGGTAATGAACCGAATTTATACAGACTAGTACTAATTAAAAAAGACAATATTTTCCTCTATTATGAAGACACTCCAGAAGTAAATCTATATCCTCTCTTTAAAGCCAGCAAGGATATATCTGAAGCCCTCTATATTGGTCCGTTTAGAAATGCTCTTGAACTTGTAACCAATACAGATTATAATTCTGAACAATTAATTTTTGGCGACTACTTTGATATCAAGGTTGGACGAGCTTTCATTCGGAATTGGCGAGCCTTCAAGTCAGGAAGAGTAAAGAAAAACAGTGATGTTGCTTATGGGCTAACAGAAGATATTAGACGAATTTTTGGATTCAAGTCTCTTGAAATTAACACTTCAGATGACAACCGAACGCTCCAGCTCTTCATCAATGGAAAGAGCTATACGCTTTTAGAACTCGGTTCGGGGCTTGCTCAGTTCATCCTCGTTCTAGCCAATGCTGCCATCAAGCAGCCATGCTACATCTTAATTGATGAACCAGAACTTAATCTTCATCCCTCGCTTCAGCTTGATTTCCTGACGACGCTTGGTTCTTATGCTGGTGAGGGCGTTCTCTTTGCTACGCATAATATTGGGCTGGCGAGAGCAAGTGCGGAGTTAATCTACTCAATCCGCAAAGATGCTGAGGGGGAGAGCGAAGTCAGGAAGCTCGAAGCAACTCCACGCTTATCGGAATTTCTTGGAGAACTCAGCTTCTCTGGCTACAGAGAACTTGGCTTCGATAAGATTCTACTGGTTGAAGGTTCAACAGAAGTCAAATTGATTCAGCAATTCCTTCGTAAGTATGGGAAGGATCATCAGATCGTACTTTTACCCTTAGGCGGTACCCAGCTTATCAAGGAATCATCCGAAGCAGAACTTGAGGAAATCAAGCGCATTTGTGAGAACGTCTCGGCGCTGATTGACAGTGAGCGCACTGCTCCAGAAGCTGAACTAGAGCCAAGAATAGCAGGGTTTGTGGAAACGTGTAACAAAGTTAATATAGACTGCTATGTTCTTGAGCGTAGAGCTATTGAGAACTACTTCTCAGATAGAGCAATAAAGCAGGTCATGGGAAACAAATATAAAGCACTCGAACCCTATGAAGCACTTAAGAAAAAAGCTCAGAATGGATGGGACAAGGCAGAGAATTGGCGGATAGCCCAAGAAATGACTCGCGAAGAGCTGGAAGGAACAGACCTTGGCGAATTTCTCAAACGGCTATGTGATTGA
- a CDS encoding hemerythrin domain-containing protein, which produces MAIFETLKDEHDLLRNQLTKILDLPDDAKVEKQECLEELKKTLHSHTVAEEEIVYEILLPIEHLESEVREGIEEHRLSNQLLVELNTLDVTQSQWKAKVKALKDLLTHHLKEEEVELFAEARKVFDSSRQEEINKLYLQKKEEALKEDSLVKETPMEAELQKD; this is translated from the coding sequence ATGGCAATTTTTGAAACGTTAAAAGATGAACACGATCTTTTGAGAAACCAACTCACCAAAATACTTGATTTACCTGATGATGCAAAGGTTGAGAAACAGGAGTGTTTGGAGGAGCTAAAAAAAACGCTCCACTCTCACACTGTCGCAGAAGAAGAAATTGTCTATGAAATTCTTCTGCCTATAGAGCATCTAGAGTCTGAAGTGAGAGAGGGAATTGAAGAACACAGGCTTTCCAATCAACTTTTGGTCGAGTTAAATACTCTTGATGTTACCCAATCACAATGGAAAGCTAAAGTCAAGGCGCTTAAAGACTTACTGACTCACCACTTGAAAGAAGAAGAGGTAGAGCTTTTTGCCGAGGCGCGGAAAGTTTTCGATAGCTCAAGGCAGGAGGAGATAAATAAGCTGTATTTGCAGAAAAAGGAAGAGGCTTTAAAAGAAGATTCCCTGGTCAAAGAGACTCCGATGGAGGCAGAATTGCAAAAGGATTGA
- a CDS encoding efflux RND transporter periplasmic adaptor subunit yields the protein MRPSSRSQPPVPLRCVSGAILSLVLLSAPSVVLAHAGHGDEFQHADETSQTADSVQVDAETSKRLGIKVEPVKRQPLAIGIKTTGQIETLPNKKVEVTAPIPGKVVELLVEPGAAVKAGQPVAVLAAPDLVELRVNSQEKQAEAQADLQKAQADLNLARANLEQQRQIAAADIQQANTEVKVAQEKYDRDKELASAGALPRRQMLESEAHLREGQAQLVKASSRREVLEAEAQLKRAQAAVEAAQSHLRLSETAYQTRLAQLGTGANEKGLVTVTAPISGTVSDREVTLGQAFEDAGGKLMTIVNDSRVFATANIYEKDLDKVKTGQRAITQGVAPRAIAKIASLPNRSFSGRITVIGSVVEGETRVVPVKAELDNPDGALKPGMFAELEVLTDRTATAILAIPSSAVVDANGKKRVYVQNGNAYLPVEVTLGQTSGDMVEAKTGLFEGDLVVTQRAPQLYAQSLRGGSNKPEAKGAAPAPSQATNSSKIGSQLPWWLVIPAGGGVAAIAIGSFWLGRRTKPQMTSASNALVYNTSNGATSPNGKAELSESYRGKFCELPVLAESDRHHSDNNHHH from the coding sequence ATGCGTCCCTCTAGCCGTTCCCAACCGCCTGTGCCGCTCCGTTGCGTTTCTGGAGCAATCTTGAGCCTTGTCTTACTATCTGCTCCTAGCGTTGTTTTAGCCCACGCCGGACACGGAGATGAATTTCAACATGCAGATGAAACCAGTCAAACGGCTGACTCGGTTCAAGTTGATGCTGAAACCTCCAAGCGGTTGGGAATTAAAGTGGAGCCTGTCAAACGTCAGCCGCTAGCTATTGGGATTAAAACCACCGGGCAGATTGAAACTCTGCCGAATAAAAAAGTAGAGGTGACGGCACCAATTCCAGGGAAAGTTGTTGAGCTTTTGGTGGAACCGGGTGCTGCTGTCAAAGCAGGTCAACCCGTCGCTGTTTTAGCCGCACCAGACTTAGTGGAACTGCGCGTCAATTCCCAGGAAAAACAGGCGGAGGCTCAAGCCGATTTGCAAAAAGCGCAAGCGGATTTAAACCTAGCTAGAGCAAATTTAGAGCAACAGCGTCAAATTGCAGCCGCAGACATTCAACAAGCTAACACTGAAGTTAAGGTCGCTCAAGAAAAGTATGACCGAGATAAGGAGTTGGCGAGTGCAGGAGCGTTGCCGCGACGCCAGATGCTGGAATCGGAAGCTCACCTAAGAGAAGGGCAAGCTCAACTCGTTAAAGCCAGCAGTCGCCGGGAAGTTTTGGAAGCTGAAGCTCAACTCAAACGCGCCCAAGCGGCTGTTGAGGCGGCTCAATCCCACCTTCGCCTGAGTGAAACCGCCTATCAGACTCGCCTAGCTCAACTGGGAACTGGTGCGAATGAGAAAGGACTGGTGACGGTGACGGCTCCTATTTCTGGTACAGTTAGCGATCGCGAAGTTACCCTCGGTCAAGCCTTCGAGGATGCAGGTGGCAAGCTGATGACGATTGTGAATGATAGTCGGGTTTTTGCCACGGCGAATATCTATGAGAAAGATTTGGATAAGGTAAAGACGGGGCAACGTGCGATTACCCAAGGGGTAGCGCCAAGGGCGATCGCAAAAATTGCCAGTCTACCTAATCGTAGTTTCAGCGGACGGATTACGGTTATTGGCTCAGTGGTGGAAGGCGAAACGCGAGTGGTGCCAGTGAAAGCCGAACTGGACAACCCCGACGGAGCGCTAAAACCGGGGATGTTTGCCGAACTTGAAGTACTCACAGACCGGACAGCAACAGCTATTTTAGCCATTCCTAGCTCAGCGGTGGTTGATGCGAATGGCAAAAAACGGGTCTATGTGCAAAATGGCAATGCTTACTTACCCGTTGAAGTCACTTTAGGTCAAACCTCCGGGGACATGGTTGAGGCAAAAACGGGTCTATTCGAGGGAGATTTGGTCGTTACTCAACGTGCACCTCAACTGTATGCCCAATCTTTGCGTGGGGGTAGCAACAAACCAGAGGCGAAGGGCGCTGCACCCGCACCATCCCAAGCGACTAATTCGAGTAAGATTGGCTCTCAGTTGCCTTGGTGGTTGGTTATTCCTGCTGGGGGAGGGGTCGCCGCGATCGCAATTGGTTCCTTCTGGTTGGGGCGTCGTACCAAACCTCAGATGACATCGGCATCCAACGCACTTGTTTACAATACCAGCAACGGTGCTACATCCCCCAATGGAAAAGCGGAATTATCAGAATCATACAGGGGGAAGTTTTGTGAATTGCCTGTTCTGGCTGAAAGTGATCGCCATCACTCTGACAACAATCATCATCATTAA
- a CDS encoding DUF305 domain-containing protein, which produces MQPISVRTSFLALSFVAISSLSGILTACSNAAQSGSTTSGNQSQAQNTPATQTSDKQDTMHGGSMNHGSGMDHDMSMDLGPADADFDLRFVDAMIPHHQGAVEMAQEVLAKSQRPEMKKLAQNIIAAQKREINQMKQWRKAWYPKADSKPMAWHAQMNHMMAMSPEQIQAMMMKGDLGAADAEFDLRFLNAMIPHHEGALVMAKDVLTKSKRPEMKKLAQEILTSQEKEIDQMKQWRQAWYKQ; this is translated from the coding sequence ATGCAACCAATTTCAGTCAGAACTAGCTTTTTGGCATTGAGCTTTGTCGCGATTTCTTCCCTATCCGGGATTCTCACAGCCTGTTCCAATGCGGCTCAGAGCGGTTCTACTACCTCTGGAAATCAAAGCCAAGCCCAAAATACCCCTGCAACACAAACCAGTGATAAGCAAGATACGATGCATGGCGGCAGCATGAATCATGGCAGTGGCATGGATCATGATATGTCTATGGATTTAGGCCCTGCTGATGCTGACTTTGACCTGCGATTTGTCGATGCGATGATTCCGCATCATCAAGGAGCTGTTGAAATGGCTCAAGAAGTGTTGGCAAAGTCCCAGCGCCCGGAGATGAAAAAGCTGGCTCAGAACATCATCGCCGCCCAGAAGCGCGAGATCAACCAAATGAAACAGTGGCGAAAAGCGTGGTATCCCAAAGCAGACAGTAAACCAATGGCTTGGCACGCCCAGATGAATCACATGATGGCGATGTCTCCCGAACAAATCCAGGCGATGATGATGAAGGGTGACTTAGGAGCAGCCGATGCCGAGTTTGATTTGCGCTTCCTCAATGCCATGATTCCTCACCATGAAGGTGCGCTTGTCATGGCTAAAGATGTACTCACGAAGTCTAAGCGCCCGGAAATGAAGAAATTGGCTCAAGAAATTCTAACTTCACAAGAAAAAGAAATTGACCAAATGAAGCAGTGGCGACAAGCTTGGTACAAGCAGTAA
- a CDS encoding helix-turn-helix transcriptional regulator → MSNQFRQIDLGGLIEIEMTGTQEQSSALLQLRKNRDLTQKQIADALAVTVQTVSNWEVGRAEPKLTIRQFKALLKILQCSVDELPDDLGPLES, encoded by the coding sequence TTGTCAAACCAATTTAGACAAATTGATTTAGGTGGGCTGATTGAGATTGAGATGACAGGAACACAAGAGCAATCATCTGCGCTGTTGCAGTTACGGAAAAACCGCGATTTAACTCAAAAGCAAATAGCAGATGCTCTGGCCGTGACGGTGCAAACGGTCAGCAATTGGGAGGTCGGCAGAGCAGAGCCTAAGCTGACGATTCGCCAGTTCAAAGCCTTGCTCAAAATACTGCAATGCTCCGTTGATGAACTACCAGACGACCTTGGCCCTCTGGAAAGTTAG